The sequence TATTACAGCTAGTAAAAGACAGAACTGGGGTTGTAACGAAGCAGCTTGATTTTGGAGCCCCTCTATTTGACCAGTATCCCCACACCGAGAAGGTAGagcaggccagaaaagagaagCCCCTGCCTAGTGCCAAGGCCCCCGGCCTCACTTGTGTGGTTCCCTGTCACAGCTCATGCCCCACCAAGGCCTTTAGAAAAAAGATCGAAAGTCAAGTTTGGACTCACCTACCAGATTATTCTCTCCTGTCACCAGAGGCTgaaccctaccccacccccccaacccctcccaacTGCTACCCCTTCCCAGCCTAGATCTACAGGTCAGTCTGGAAAGGTCTTTGTGGCCAAGTCAGAGATGAAGGCCTAGGTCCTACAGGGGCACACGAAAGTCAGCAACACAACCAGTGTTGGTACTGAGCTGTGGGGGGGGCCAGGCTCACTGTGGCAGCCAGCATCAGGGCCAAGAGGCTGCTGTGTCAGCCCGGGAGTGGACTagtctggcggggggggggggggggtggcgtgtgctgaaggaggggagagggaggctggcGGGCCCCAGCATCCTTTAgcgggaagctgaggctcagagcaagACTGAAGAGTTCCTTCAAGGCCCCAGGAGCTCTGggtgccccttccccatggggAGCTGAGCAGCGTGCTGTGAGAAAGTCAGAACTCCCAGGTCTGGGCGACAGGGTCAGGCCTTCACGGGCCATTTCACCCTCGGGGCTCCCCATTCCTACCTACTGGGGCTCGGACTCTGCTGTGATTGTACCCTCCTCTACCCTCGCTTATCTGGTTCTCTCTGGAATGCCGTCTCTCCTTGCTGAAAGGCAAAGTCTCCCGAATCAGCCTTGGGAGACACCGGACTCTGCCCAGGGCGCGGCCCATATTAAGTATTTGTCGAAGAGGTCACGGTTCTGACACGACAGACCTGACACGAAGGAACACGCTTCTGAGACCGAATCTTTCTAGTCGCCACGAATAGCTTTCCACACCCGCTGGGCAGGCTGGACACGGTGCTTTATTGAGCCCAGTCGCCCTCTGTCGCCCTCCTGGAGCTTCTGGGCTTGGCTTCGCTCAGGCCCGCGAGAACCCCGACCCCAAGGACCAGGGCCACAGCCACCAGCAGAAGGACCACCCAGAGGAGAGGCCTCTGGTTAGCGTTCCTGGGGGAGCCTGTGGGAGAGAAGGGGTTCGAAGGCTTGCAGGGCTGAGCGAGGTGCCTCCGACCGTCTCCACCCACCAGACCTTTGTGATGACGCCCGGCAGAGCTGAGGCTGTCGTCCCCCCGGGTCGGGTGGGCCGTCTTTGCCCAGTTCCCTGCCCCCAGTGCTGTCGCACCCTTTCCCGCCTGCACTGCGGCGGAGCGTCCCCCGGCAGCAACACGCCTGCCGGTACCTGTGGGCCCCAGCGGGGGCTCCTGCCCGGAGGAATCCTCAAAGTCCACTGGCCCTGGAGAGCTCACGAGGTTCTGCGGCCTGGTGGCCATGCCGCGCGGAGTGTACGATCGTCGCTGtcctgggcgggggaggggtggcatCGTGGGCCGGTCTCTGGCCCAGAAGCCAGGAACAGGCCTGCGGCCAGAAGAACGAAGACCACCCCTCCGTCCCGCCCCGGACTCACTAGCGGGCCTAGAGCTGCACGTGGTCGAGCACGTCTCCAGCCCCGAGGGGCAGCAGGCGGAGGAGTGGCAGAAGAAGTAAACCTGGCGGGAAGAGAATACGGTCAAGAGCACGGGGCCAGCTTGGAGCCACGGACAGGAAGCACCAGACCTAGGAAGCACCCAGAATCCAGGGCCTAGGCGGAGTCCACACGGCTGCCAGCTGTCCGGCCGCCCGGCGGGCTGAGGTCTGGCTGTGTAGACCAAGACCAAAACCACGGCCTCGCCTGCTGAGGGGCAGCGCCAGAACCGTCGTTTCCTAATTTGGAACCTGTGCCTCCCCTCCTTCCCGGTGGCCCAAGTCTGCAGCCGGGTTCCTTGCGGGCAGGCAGCTCGGCCTGGGAGTTGGCCCCAGCCCTCAGCTTCTCCAGTGTGGCCCCGACTGCTGAGTCCCCCGGCAGTGCTGGCCTCCGAGGAGGTGGGGCTCCGCCAGGCAGCCGGGGGACGGGCTATCCCCGCTTCCAGAAACAAAGCCAGGGGCAGCtcccaggaggaggagaagaagccGGAGGAGCAGAGCGGAGCTGAGCCAGCCCCTGGAGGCCCAGCCAGCAGATGCACCTTCATCCAGCAGGCGAGAGGCTCTTGGCTCCCGAGAGGCAGGAGGTAAAGAGGAGAATGAAGCCACCCTCACAGTGCTAACCGGTGACGTCTGTCTGCACCTGGGCTAATAACGTGCGGCTGCTTCGAGATCCAGAGTTGGCTGTATGTAGTCTTGTGAGGGCATCTTTCAGTAGAACAAATTCCATGGAAGCCTAGGGCCTACGGGGTCACTTGTGCATTCTGCAGAAAACCTAAATATGCCCTAAGTGGACCCATTTACCTCCCGGAGAAGTTGAGAGATTATAAACATTCCAAGCAGAAGTGAAACGCACGCTTTCTAGAGTCAGAAGCAAAGTCACTCTGGAACACCGTGAACAGGGTACAGGTTTAGGGTTGGTGGCATCCATACTCCGggtttcccttcctccctctcgaGTGGTCTGGAGGTGGCCAGGACCTGGCTCACCACCCTCCACGAAGCCCCGTCTGGGGACCTCCGGGGACCCACAGCTTGCGGGGTGCTGGAGGACTTCGGGGACCAGCTTATCCCATGGAACATTCGGGGAGCAGGCATTCCGAGGCACTTCTCACCTGTCCCCTGAGGGCCCTCTGGGAGTCAGGGTCCAGGAGGGCGAAGGTGGTGACGGTAAAGCGCTGGTGGTGTGATGGGAAGGACAGCCCTGCCCCGTCTGAGGCTACCATTCGGGTCCTGTAGCTGTCACCGTCGAAAGGACACCTGAGAAGGAAAGAGGCCAAGGAAGCCGCAGAGGGACcagggagggggatggagggagcccccagggcagccccagcccccactgccGCTCACCCCTCTGACAGGATGGGCCACTGAGGCTGCTGGAAGGGGCTGACACTGGGAGTGGCCCAGCACCGGTGCAGCAGCAGGACCAGACCGGGGTCTGTCCTGTCCAGGAGCCGGACCTCCACGGACACAGGCTCGCGGAGCAGCCTCACGATGGGGTAGTCCCCCTCCTCGTAGAAGGAGCGGAAAGTCTCATCTGCAGGGCGAGGGACTCGTGAGCCTTGGAGGGCTGTGCGTGGGGACACGGGGCAGGAAGAGGAGGGCTCCGGGGACTGTACCCGTAGCGATCCGCAGCTGGAACCGCAGGGGGCCGGACTGGATCACGGGGGCCGGCGAGGGGCGTGGGAAGATAGACGCCTGGAGCGGCAGGAAGTCACTGGCATTGATGGTACAGCGCACGTGAAGCCTGAAGTCCAAGTGCAACAGCACGGGGTGGAGAGAAGACCCAGAGTCAGCATGGCCTGCTCACTTAGTAAACCAGCCGCCAGCTACGTGGATGCAACAACCAGGGTGCGTGGCCCAGCAGGGTGGCCGGACCCCACCGAGCAAGCCGCTAGGGGGCCCtgcgccccccgccccactcaccTGCCCAGGACAGCACAAGCTGGTCACAGCGCCCCAGTGTCACCACTGTGCTTGCAGTGGTAGATGGTGGGCCCTGGGGACTGGGGTCTCTCTCTGGCCTAAGTGACACCGCATGCTCCCAGTGGGGGGGCCCACGTCCGGCCCCCTGGTGTTCTGCTAGGGAAGCggaccccaccctaccccacccaccTTCACCTCCAGCTCCTAGGCGCTCTCCCTTTACTTCTGAGAGCGAGGCCCGCGCTCGAGGCCCGCGCTCGAGGCCCGCGCTCGAGGCCCGCGCTCGAGGCCCGCGCTCGAGGCCCGCGCTCGAGGCCCGCGCTCGAGGCCCGCGCTCGAGGCCCGCGCTCGAGGCCCGCGCTCGAGGCCCGCGCTCGAGCTGCAGACCCTGTCTGACCACCTGCCTATTCCCACCGGCTACAGCTGTTCCCCCTCACGGCCCCCTTCCTCTGGGAATCCCTGGAGCCCTGCTGGGTTCCGACTAGCTCCCACCACTTGTGAACCCAAGGGTCTACAGCACAGCCGAtctatccccacccccaactaCCCCCTGGCCTGTAGAGGCACTTAGGATTTTAAAGCAAAAGACACTTGGACCCTCACACCAGCACCCTTCCCTGGCCCTCAGGgcgggtggggtggagagaaagacacCTGGGCTTCCgctctgtgccaagcacaggATTTTATGCACAGATGTATTGGCCCCATAAGTTCAAGGGCAGGTGTGACAAGCCCAGCTCCCTCGGGGTGCCCACCCTGGCCTCCCGGGCTCGTTCTGCCGCCGGAGCCTGCAGGTCCCAGGGGCCCATTTCAACAAGAGGTaaccctctgctcctccctccaccccagcacACCCTCcaagagtcccccccccccccccaggtatcTTCTGCTTCATCTGTGGCTTTGTGACCTCGGAAATGGGGAGGTAGCAACAGCCACACTCAGGGCCTCCACTTTTTCTAGGGGCCTCGACGAGGATGCCTGCAGCTTAGCTTCTGAGCTTAGTTCTTGGAGGAAAAAAGGCAAGTGCTGCTGAGGACcctggggctggtgggggaggctgggaggagcccaggggctctcctgagatcacacagcaggGAACAGCATGGACGGAGCCCAGGTGGCTCCGCAGCCCGTCCTAAGCTCACCCGTGCTCCCCTCACACCCAAGCCCACAGCCCAGCCTGTGCAAGAAAGGGTGCCCTCACCGGAAGGCGCCATCCCGTGTGATGGAGCCCTGTGGCCCCATTCGGACGTCGATGTCTGACACCAGCTGGTTCTCATAGAGGAGCTGGTTGCCAACCACCTGTGGGAGAGGAAGGACAGCTGGGTGAGGCCCTCCAGGGGGGTGGTCCTGGGCACCAGGCCATGGCCCCACTCCTACCTGGACGGTGGTCCCACAGTGGGTCAGAGGGAATTGGAAGACCACGAAGGACCCCGTGTCCTGAGTCGGGGAGCAGCTGGTGGGGGCATAGGCCACGTGGATGTTGGCCAGGGTGATCCCATGTGCCAAGGCTGTTTCTTGGGACACCACCAGGACGAAATGGCCATTTCTGAAGCACTGGACAGTTGCTAGGACGAAGGCAGATCAAAGAGGCTGACCAGGACCTCGGAGTTAGTGTCCGTGCGGCAGAtgtggggggtgggctgggagaCAGTACTTAGGTGTTGCCCTGGGGGTCGGGAGACCTGGCTTCTCTTACTCTCTGTGCCTGTGGTGGCTTGAGCAAACCCTTTACAGACCCAGATTTTCTCGTGCATGGAAATAAACTACGAAAGTAGGGGCACTGTTGAATTTGTCATCTAAACTGGGATGCCCTAGGGGTGTCTGGCTCAGCTGGACGAACATGGGACTctatcttggagtcatgagtttgaggcccacgttgggtTGTGgcgattacttaaataaacttaaaaaagtaaactggAATGTTCTAGATCTAAAAGGATGGGGTACATGCAAAGGCAGATCTATtaggggggcgcctaggtggctcagtcggttaagtgtctgacttcggctcaagtcgtgatctcgtggttcgtgggttcgagccccacgtcgggctttgtgctgacagctcggagcatggagcctgcttcggattctgtgtctccctctcgctctgcctctcccctgcttgcgctgtctctcaaaaataaataaacgttaaaaaaaaaaaaaaaagatctgctaCTAGTTCCTTGGGACAACGGTTATCAGGCAAGCTGGGACCTGTGGTCCCCCCATCTAAAGGTCCCGTCTGTGGCCCATTCTCCATTCGGGGGCTCGGGCTCTCCTAGGGACTAGGTGTGAAGCAGTTGcagtgttgggggaggggcaggggaggaagcctTCCGGTCCTCATGGCTTCCGGTTTCAGGTGTAGAAAGGCCTACCTGTGTTGCCATAGTAACAGGGAACCGCTCTGCTGTGGTCATAGCAGCAGCCAGCCTTCTGACAGGCTTCCTTCGAACCTCTTCTCACCACACAGGGGATGTGCCCAGAGGGCACCTGGCACTGCTCCCAGGTCAGAGGTgcccctggggaggggacagagcggTGAGGACACAAGAAAGGGCCACACTGGGCAGGAGACTTCCAAGGGAAACAGAGGCAGCTGGCTTCCTGGGCCCAGTCAAGGGCAAACAGGCAGTTCGCTGCTCCAGAAGGCCCAGACACAGTACACGCACCGAGAAGTCCTACGTACCTGGGTGAAGGGGCTCGTCAACCCCCCAGTGTTCCAAGATGTCCCACTGGGGCAGAGTCAGGGTGGGACGGGTGGCTCCAGGTCTAaggggcagcagggcaggggtcGGACGGGTGAAGCTGTGCTCCTGGGTGGGGCGGAGGGGCCGGGTATGAGGGGTAGGCAGGGAGAAGCCTGTGCGTGAGGCCAGGTGGGACTCCGGAGTCCAGGTGTGGCCAGGTTTAGGACAGATCAGGGTGACCTCTCCTGCCGCGTCAACTCGACCGTCGCGCAGCATGGCTTCTACGAACACCCTCAGGTGGAAGCGCCCGTCCTGCAGGTGAGAAGGTGACCAGAGAGCAGCTGGGTGAGGCCACCGGGCCTCCCAGGCAGAGGAGGGCGTCAGGCAGGGAGCTGGATTTGTGGGCTAGTCCCGGTCACCAGCCCACAGGCGGGCGTGACCAGCACAGCGATCCCGAGCTCCCTCTCGGGCTTGTGTGAGGTCAAGCTGGCTCCCAGCCGTGGGGCCTGCCCCGAGCTCAGCAGTGATCCCTACCTTCTCCAGCACGTGGCAACCTCTGTAGTCAGCGGAGAAGACGGCAGGTCCCAGGGGCCTGGCGGTGACCCAGTGGTAGCAGACAGAGCAGTTGTGGACCTCGAATTGGTTCCCAAATTCATCTGAGGCAGGGG is a genomic window of Acinonyx jubatus isolate Ajub_Pintada_27869175 chromosome D1, VMU_Ajub_asm_v1.0, whole genome shotgun sequence containing:
- the ZP1 gene encoding LOW QUALITY PROTEIN: zona pellucida sperm-binding protein 1 (The sequence of the model RefSeq protein was modified relative to this genomic sequence to represent the inferred CDS: inserted 1 base in 1 codon); translation: MVAVVYLMTRASAMVWNGCVALLLLLVAALGLGQQPHPEPGLRGLRHSSDCGIKGMQLLVFPRPGQTVRFKVVDEFGNQFEVHNCSVCYHWVTARPLGPAVFSADYRGCHVLEKDGRFHLRVFVEAMLRDGRVDAAGEVTLICPKPGHTWTPESHLASRTGFSLPTPHTRPLRPTQEHSFTRPTPALLPLRPGATRPTLTLPQWDILEHWGVDEPLHPGAPLTWEQCQVPSGHIPCVVRRGSKEACQKAGCCYDHSRAVPCYYGNTATVQCFRNGHFVLVVSQETALAHGITLANIHVAYAPTSCSPTQDTGSFVVFQFPLTHCGTTVQVVGNQLLYENQLVSDIDVRMGPQGSITRDGAFRLHVRCTINASDFLPLQASIFPRPSPAPVIQSGPLRFQLRIATDETFRSFYEEGDYPIVRLLREPVSVEVRLLDRTDPGLVLLLHRCWATPSVSPFQQPQWPILSEGCPFDGDSYRTRMVASDGAGLSFPSHHQRFTVTTFALLDPDSQRALRGQVYFFCHSSACCPSGLETCSTTCSSRPARQRRSYTPRGMATRPQNLVSSPGPVDFEDSSGQEPPLGPTGSPRNANQRPLLWVVLLLVAVALVLGVGVLAGLSEAXAQKLQEGDRGRLGSIKHRVQPAQRVWKAIRGD